One segment of Urocitellus parryii isolate mUroPar1 chromosome 5, mUroPar1.hap1, whole genome shotgun sequence DNA contains the following:
- the Spx gene encoding spexin, translating to MQGAKSLTAATLALLLVFSVLGNSAPQKLFNRRNWTPQAMLYLKGAQGRRFISDQSRRKDLSDRLPPERRSPNPQLLTLPEAAALLLALLQKPQEDGEKNSDQSRFLGDGLLNW from the exons ATGCAGGGAGCCAAAAGTCTGACAGCAGCAACCCTGGCTCTTCTTCTGGTGTTTTCTGTCCTGGGAAACAGCGCTCCTCAG AAACTCTTTAATAGAAGAAACTGGACTCCTCAAGCTATGCTCTACCTGAAGGGGGCAC AGGGGCGCCGCTTCATTTCCGACCAGAGCCGTAGGAAGGACCTCTCCGACAGGCTGCCTCCAG aaagACGAAGCCCAAATCCCCAACTACTAACTCTTCCAGAAGCAGCAGCTCTATTACTGGCTTTGTTGCAGAAACCACAAGAAG atgGAGAGAAAAACTCTGATCAAAGCAGATTCCTGGGAGATGGTCTGCTAAACTGGTGA